The following proteins come from a genomic window of Myroides odoratus DSM 2801:
- a CDS encoding SdpI family protein, with product MLYIFPIVLGLIGFFNLLFHFKHVHLVGYRSHNALKDDKHWRVAQRTSSSSLIAASLFLICMNYTLAQFDYATQTLQAIMITANIFCVLYTIIHTETVLEKIDQKIDQNYIQK from the coding sequence ATGCTATATATTTTTCCCATAGTTCTAGGCCTAATTGGATTTTTCAATCTTCTATTTCACTTTAAACACGTGCATTTAGTAGGCTATAGAAGTCATAATGCGTTAAAAGATGACAAACACTGGCGCGTAGCACAACGCACAAGTAGTTCGTCTCTGATTGCAGCTAGTTTATTCTTGATTTGTATGAACTATACGCTAGCTCAATTTGATTATGCCACACAAACACTACAAGCGATTATGATTACAGCTAATATCTTTTGTGTGTTGTATACGATTATTCATACAGAAACTGTATTAGAAAAAATCGACCAGAAAATCGACCAAAATTATATTCAAAAATAA
- a CDS encoding alpha/beta hydrolase, whose amino-acid sequence MKTILHFFIYLLTALCALLGFAQAPQIKEIAVDSQLLGDLYTTATKNDNLVIIVPGSGPTNRNGNSFAGLKGNSYKMLATALSSHNLDVFTYDKRFITQLKLNQPIKEEEEGRFEDGVDDLALIVTYFTSQYPKITLVGHSEGALLANLLANKSATITKYVSLQGPGTTADQIIYEQITQQFPALGAKVTEINTALKNGQTIKEIPPMLQALYRPSVQPYLISWMKYDPSVEIAKIKQPTLIIDGDKDLQVTIQEGDLLSQANPKAKRVTLKNMNHVLKQIDKDEDNMKSYGDPSFPLHAELASTIATFILTPN is encoded by the coding sequence ATGAAAACTATATTACACTTCTTTATTTACCTCTTAACAGCCTTATGTGCTTTATTGGGATTTGCTCAAGCACCTCAAATCAAAGAGATTGCTGTTGATTCTCAATTACTAGGAGATTTATATACCACAGCTACCAAAAACGACAATCTCGTTATTATTGTTCCTGGTTCAGGTCCAACCAATCGAAATGGGAATAGTTTTGCTGGTTTAAAAGGCAATTCATACAAAATGTTAGCGACAGCGTTAAGCTCTCATAATCTTGATGTATTCACCTACGACAAACGCTTTATTACGCAATTAAAACTGAATCAACCTATAAAAGAAGAAGAAGAAGGGCGTTTTGAAGACGGAGTAGATGATTTAGCTTTAATTGTCACTTATTTCACGTCTCAATATCCTAAGATTACTTTAGTTGGACACAGTGAGGGGGCGCTACTTGCCAATCTTTTAGCAAATAAATCTGCTACAATCACGAAGTACGTTTCTTTACAAGGACCAGGTACAACTGCAGATCAAATCATCTATGAACAAATCACCCAACAATTCCCCGCTTTAGGAGCAAAAGTAACAGAAATCAATACTGCATTAAAAAATGGACAAACAATAAAAGAGATTCCTCCTATGCTTCAAGCCTTGTATCGCCCTAGCGTACAACCTTACTTAATTTCCTGGATGAAATACGATCCAAGCGTAGAAATAGCCAAAATAAAACAGCCAACACTGATTATTGATGGCGACAAAGATTTACAGGTTACTATCCAAGAAGGAGATTTATTGAGTCAGGCGAATCCCAAGGCAAAACGCGTGACTTTAAAAAACATGAATCACGTCTTAAAACAAATTGACAAAGACGAAGATAACATGAAAAGCTATGGAGATCCTTCTTTTCCTTTACATGCCGAACTTGCCTCGACAATTGCAACTTTTATACTAACTCCTAACTAA
- a CDS encoding SdpI family protein has translation MSTPTLFHYFFVPILYIFVGWLITKCKDIGLIGYRTPRSMKNQENWDFSQKLSGKLLLILGSLAFAINLLFYFAVLPQTYYTSTEVFFILGGTILVIFYTELRLYQFEKKQTTLNHK, from the coding sequence ATGTCAACCCCTACTCTTTTCCATTACTTTTTTGTGCCAATCCTCTATATTTTTGTTGGATGGCTTATAACAAAGTGCAAAGATATTGGCCTTATAGGTTATCGAACTCCTCGAAGCATGAAAAATCAAGAAAACTGGGATTTTTCTCAAAAATTAAGCGGAAAACTACTGCTAATCTTGGGCAGTTTAGCATTCGCAATCAATTTGCTATTCTATTTTGCTGTTCTTCCCCAAACGTATTATACCTCAACGGAAGTGTTTTTTATTTTGGGAGGTACAATTCTAGTGATCTTTTATACTGAATTACGCTTATATCAATTCGAAAAAAAACAAACTACGCTAAACCACAAGTAG
- a CDS encoding TlpA family protein disulfide reductase: MMQFTQKLNRHLRALMLLLALGLYASTPAQAQQKNTPVVNTKTTDAVFFDATGKKVSLSSLQGKVVFVNFWATWCPPCIKEMPSIQALKEKMKNQDVVFLLVDIDGNYEKAKAFMDKRNLDLPIYIPAATVSSTYLGTSIPTTVIFDKKGNMIQRIVGGVDFASEEVEKFMNQVLKL; this comes from the coding sequence ATGATGCAATTCACACAAAAATTAAACCGTCATCTTCGAGCTCTTATGCTCTTACTAGCATTAGGGTTATATGCTAGTACTCCCGCTCAAGCACAACAAAAGAACACCCCTGTTGTAAACACCAAAACAACGGATGCTGTATTTTTTGATGCGACAGGGAAAAAGGTATCCTTGAGTTCTTTACAAGGTAAAGTTGTATTTGTAAACTTTTGGGCTACTTGGTGTCCTCCTTGTATTAAAGAAATGCCTTCCATTCAAGCATTAAAAGAAAAAATGAAAAACCAAGACGTTGTTTTCTTACTGGTTGATATCGATGGAAACTATGAAAAAGCAAAAGCTTTTATGGACAAAAGAAATTTAGATCTTCCCATTTATATTCCTGCAGCTACAGTTTCAAGTACTTACTTGGGAACCTCTATTCCTACCACTGTGATTTTTGATAAAAAAGGAAATATGATTCAACGTATTGTTGGCGGTGTTGACTTTGCTTCTGAGGAAGTTGAAAAATTTATGAATCAAGTTTTGAAATTGTAA
- a CDS encoding efflux RND transporter periplasmic adaptor subunit, translating into MKRYVILSLTILGSTLFVTACKDNAPTEKTATPPTVPVDLSTSPLQELNPTYSITVPGEIKPYEQVALYAKVSGFIKHLYVDRGDHVKKGQLLALLEAPEMNQRALSDQSIQDKAYSDYLLAKQVYDRLLEASRTTGAVAQVELERAQSTMNSTKSAFESAKASTAQAKQLQDYLRIVAPFDGIITQRNLSNGSLVGHNGNTPIFEMAQNNQLRLTVAIPEKHAGAIQQTTAATFTISAYPGEQFTAQLSRTSGVLNQQDRSLTLEFDLDNTNGKLQGGDYAQVKLALQRKQPTLWMATKSILNTQSGNFVITKKGDQLSRIPVELGVQLDTLTEVFGALHKEDLVINKPSEEMKNSKK; encoded by the coding sequence ATGAAACGATACGTCATTTTATCTCTCACAATATTAGGTAGCACTTTATTTGTCACAGCTTGCAAGGATAATGCTCCAACTGAAAAAACAGCTACTCCTCCAACTGTTCCTGTGGATTTGAGCACGTCTCCTTTACAGGAATTAAATCCTACTTATTCTATTACTGTACCAGGTGAAATCAAACCCTATGAGCAGGTCGCTTTATATGCTAAGGTTTCTGGTTTCATTAAACACTTGTATGTTGATCGTGGAGATCATGTAAAAAAAGGACAATTATTAGCCTTGTTAGAAGCACCTGAGATGAATCAACGTGCCTTATCGGATCAGTCTATCCAGGATAAAGCCTATAGTGATTACCTTTTAGCCAAACAAGTATATGATCGCTTGTTAGAAGCCTCAAGAACTACAGGCGCTGTTGCACAAGTTGAATTAGAACGTGCACAAAGTACAATGAACAGTACAAAATCTGCTTTTGAATCTGCTAAAGCCAGTACAGCACAAGCCAAACAGCTTCAAGATTATTTGCGTATTGTAGCTCCTTTTGATGGAATTATTACACAGCGTAACTTATCTAACGGATCTTTAGTTGGCCATAACGGGAATACGCCTATTTTTGAAATGGCTCAAAATAATCAATTGCGCTTAACTGTAGCAATACCCGAAAAACACGCAGGAGCTATACAACAAACAACTGCTGCAACGTTTACCATTAGTGCTTATCCTGGAGAGCAATTTACAGCACAACTGTCGAGGACTTCCGGTGTATTAAATCAACAGGATAGATCCTTAACCTTGGAATTTGACCTTGATAATACAAATGGAAAATTACAAGGAGGAGATTATGCACAAGTGAAATTAGCCTTACAGCGAAAGCAACCGACCTTATGGATGGCCACGAAGAGCATTCTCAACACCCAATCAGGTAATTTTGTAATCACGAAAAAAGGCGATCAGTTATCTAGAATCCCCGTTGAATTAGGCGTGCAATTGGATACTCTTACGGAAGTATTCGGTGCACTTCACAAAGAAGACTTAGTAATTAACAAGCCTTCAGAAGAAATGAAAAACTCAAAAAAATAA
- a CDS encoding DUF2089 domain-containing protein has translation MKTKHKLPTHCPSCNNKLHVTQLACESCETTVGGQFELPLLSQLTQEEQDFILQFFLYSGSLKQMAQQMNISYPTVRNKLDDMIDHIKKLQNP, from the coding sequence TTGAAAACAAAACATAAATTACCTACGCATTGCCCTAGTTGCAACAATAAATTACATGTTACACAATTAGCGTGTGAAAGTTGTGAAACAACAGTAGGTGGACAATTTGAATTACCGCTACTCTCTCAATTGACCCAAGAGGAGCAAGATTTCATCTTACAATTTTTTCTTTACAGTGGAAGTTTAAAACAAATGGCACAACAAATGAATATTAGCTATCCCACTGTTCGAAATAAATTAGACGATATGATTGATCATATTAAAAAACTACAAAACCCATAA